The nucleotide window CCAGCTCCAGGAGCGGCGGATCGGGGCCTTTGAAGACGGTGAACCAGAACAGCAACCCCAGCAGCACGTGAAACACCACTGTGCCAATCAGCGCCTCGCGCCTATGTTCCTCGCGGTATTCCATGGGGTGGTTTTTTGTTTTTGGTTGTTGGTTTTTAGTCATTCGTTTTTGGCATCAGGGGCTTTTACGCAGCCAGATGAAACCAGTCCATCCAGCCTAAGGGGTACGCATGCTGCACCTAGCTACCAACAACCAAAAACGAATAACTAAAAACCAGTACCCTATTTCTGCTGGGCCTGGGTGGCCATGACCATTTTTATTTTCAGCCGGTTCCCGATTTCGAGGATATCTACCAGCTTCTGCACGTTCAGGGAGGCATCTACCCGCAGCACGGCGGTGGGCTGCTCCAGGCCAGCCACGCGCTGAGCCAGAGTTGTTTCCAGGGTGGCAGCCGTTACGGGCGTGCGGTCCAGAAAGTACTGGCCCTGCCCATCCACCGAAATCGTAATGGGCTGCTTCACGGCCTGCTTGCCCGAGCGGGCATTGGGCAGCATCAGCTTGATAACGTTCGGGTTCACCATCGTCGATACAATCAGGAAGAACAGCATCAGGAAGAACATGATGTCGTTCATCGAGCTGGTCTCGACGTGGGAAGAAACTTTACGGCGCCGGCTTAAATCCATTGCTTATGAAATGTGAGTAATGTGGTAGAATGTGAAAATGTGAGAAATGATGTGCTACTGAAACGCCTAAGCACATTTACCACATTTTCACATTCCACCACATTCGCTAATTGTCCTGCAGAATGTCCATGAACTCGATGGCCGAGTTTTCCATGCGGAAGACCATACGCTCGACCATAATGCTGAGCCAGTGGTAGCCGATGTGCGCCACGATGCCCACGATGAGGCCGGCCGCCGAAGTCACCATCTTGGTGTACAGACCGCCCGAAATCTGGGCAATGCCAAAGTCCCCGGTGGAGCTGATGGCGTAGAAGATCTTGATAACCCCCACGATGGTACCCACGAAGCCCAGCATGGGCGCAATGCCGGCCACGATGCCCAGCACGTTGATGTTCTTTTCGAGGCGGGCAATTTCAATCTTGCCCACGTTCTCCACGCTGGTTTCAATGTCTTTGAGCGGCTGCCCAATGCGGCGGATGCCCTTGTCAATCATGCGGGCCAGCGGAGAGGCGTTCTGGGCGCAGAGCATCTTGGCGCCCTGTAGGTCGCCCTTCACCATCAGGTTGCGGATGCCGGGCATGAACGAGTCGGGCACGGCGCCGGCTTTGCGAATGGTGAGATACCGCTCGAAGATGATATAAATCGAAACGAACAGCAGCAGAAACAGCGGCACCATAATCCAGCCACCGGCCAGAACCAGGTCAATCAGCGAAAGGCCGGTGTCGGTAGCAACGTCGGCGGTAGGTGCGGTGGTGGCGGCAGCAGCCGTAGTGTCGGGGGCGGCGGCAGAAACCTGCAGCAGAAATGGCGTCATGCTAATAGTTAATGACTTCGGTTTGAACGCCAAACTGCTTTCTTACGATAGCCTCGTGGCGCTTGGCGGAAGCCTGGTCAGCGAAATCAGCGGCGGAAAGGCGGTAGAATCGGGTCCCCTTGATGAAGCGGTTTCCCCGGCGCGGCAGCAGCAGTTGAGTGGCTTTGCCCTTGCTGGCGTAGGCTTGCTGCAGCTTCCGGGCCGAAGCCTCGTTGTTGACGGCAACCACCGCCACGTACCAACGATTGGTAATACCGGAAATTGTAGCGCTGCCCGTTTTAGGGGCGGCCACCTTTGCTGCTACCGACGCCGCAGCCGGAGCTGAGGTTGCAGCCACCGCTTTCTTTTCGGGGGCGGCTACGGTTGCTGCCACCGGCTCTGCTACCGTAGCGGCGGGCTCAGGCTTGGCTACGGCAGGCTCGTGCCAGCCCGGCTGGGCCAGGGCGGCCTGCTGGCGCTCGGCTACCTGGGCGGCGGGCTCCGGCGTGTCTGAGCTGGCTACCCATTCCGTGGCGCCGCGCAGGTTATCGGGCAGGTAGCCCATGCGCAGGGCAAACATGTAATTGGCCGACAGCACCAAACCACCAATCAGCGCGGCCGCTACGCCGTTGAGTACGCGGCGGCCCAAACGGCTGCGTGAGGCCCGCAAAACGGGCTCCGGCAGTTCCGTGCCCCGCTCCCGGGCCTGCATAGCATCGGTGGCGCGCACGGGGCGCGAC belongs to Hymenobacter sp. J193 and includes:
- a CDS encoding biopolymer transporter ExbD, which codes for MDLSRRRKVSSHVETSSMNDIMFFLMLFFLIVSTMVNPNVIKLMLPNARSGKQAVKQPITISVDGQGQYFLDRTPVTAATLETTLAQRVAGLEQPTAVLRVDASLNVQKLVDILEIGNRLKIKMVMATQAQQK
- a CDS encoding MotA/TolQ/ExbB proton channel family protein, with the translated sequence MTPFLLQVSAAAPDTTAAAATTAPTADVATDTGLSLIDLVLAGGWIMVPLFLLLFVSIYIIFERYLTIRKAGAVPDSFMPGIRNLMVKGDLQGAKMLCAQNASPLARMIDKGIRRIGQPLKDIETSVENVGKIEIARLEKNINVLGIVAGIAPMLGFVGTIVGVIKIFYAISSTGDFGIAQISGGLYTKMVTSAAGLIVGIVAHIGYHWLSIMVERMVFRMENSAIEFMDILQDN
- a CDS encoding SPOR domain-containing protein, giving the protein MQLSDHISALLRDHDCVIIPDFGGLIADYSPAHIHPVRHTLAPPTKRVAFNQALTRNDGLLVDALSRTLNMPAAQARQLVREAVARMQSELTAAQRTELPGIGIFRHAAGRGLDFEYTGTHNLLTASFGLPELLSRPVRATDAMQARERGTELPEPVLRASRSRLGRRVLNGVAAALIGGLVLSANYMFALRMGYLPDNLRGATEWVASSDTPEPAAQVAERQQAALAQPGWHEPAVAKPEPAATVAEPVAATVAAPEKKAVAATSAPAAASVAAKVAAPKTGSATISGITNRWYVAVVAVNNEASARKLQQAYASKGKATQLLLPRRGNRFIKGTRFYRLSAADFADQASAKRHEAIVRKQFGVQTEVINY